The Arthrobacter sp. NicSoilC5 genome has a window encoding:
- a CDS encoding cytochrome c biogenesis protein ResB: MSERVNVKKKQSAPVAEAKAQAALPALGPKGMLRWAWTQLTSMRTALFLLLLLAVAAVPGSLFPQRPANPAVVTQYIKDHPDYGKLLDSLQLYDVYSSAWFSAIYLLLFISLIGCVVPRAIAHYKAMRSQPPRTPQRLSRLPEYGTLVIPASAAVPASDAINGAAGLLRKRGYRVEVRDADGALPSLGAERGFMKEVGNLVFHTSLIGVLVSVAAGGLFGYSGQRILVEGDTFVNTLVGYDQFNPGTNFQSSQLQPYSLQLDKFNITFDRESRGKFGQPIDFAATVTTKENPDAPPKQEILKVNDPVSLGGTSIYLTGNGYAPVVTIRDGAGNVAMQGPVVAKLQGENYYSSVVIKVPDAQPDQLGFVGFFLPTAFVTDKNVSFSADPELFNPQLTLNSYYGDLGLNKGAPQNVFELDVKNLTPLNARNLAAGGITLAPGSTYTLPDGKGSISFDGVKRYIGVDIHHNPGQLYALIFALLAVAGLILSLYVNRRRVWVRTGTADDGRTMVEYGLLARGEDHRLAGEAAALRKLFATEWQLADEAAPDAAAPENTAPSQQTPSRTGDNVAGSAEKAEGSVTTPAGPTGPEKDQ, translated from the coding sequence ATGAGCGAGCGTGTGAACGTAAAGAAGAAGCAATCCGCCCCTGTCGCAGAGGCAAAGGCCCAGGCTGCCCTCCCGGCCCTGGGACCCAAGGGCATGCTCCGGTGGGCCTGGACCCAGCTGACCAGCATGCGCACCGCGCTGTTCCTGCTGCTGCTCCTCGCCGTCGCCGCCGTCCCCGGATCACTGTTCCCGCAGCGGCCGGCAAACCCGGCCGTGGTGACCCAATACATCAAGGACCATCCGGACTACGGCAAGCTGCTCGATTCCCTGCAGCTCTACGATGTCTACTCCTCGGCGTGGTTCTCCGCGATCTACCTCCTGCTGTTCATCTCCCTGATCGGCTGCGTGGTGCCGCGGGCCATCGCCCACTACAAGGCCATGCGCTCACAGCCGCCGCGGACCCCCCAGCGACTCTCCAGGCTGCCGGAATACGGCACCCTGGTGATCCCCGCCAGTGCCGCCGTCCCGGCGTCGGACGCCATCAACGGTGCGGCCGGCCTGCTGCGCAAGCGCGGCTACCGGGTGGAGGTCAGGGATGCCGACGGCGCCCTTCCGTCCCTGGGTGCCGAACGCGGCTTCATGAAGGAAGTGGGCAACCTGGTCTTCCACACCTCGCTCATCGGCGTGCTGGTGTCCGTGGCCGCCGGCGGCCTGTTCGGATACAGCGGCCAGCGCATCCTGGTGGAAGGCGACACCTTCGTGAACACCCTGGTGGGCTATGACCAGTTCAACCCGGGCACCAACTTCCAGTCCAGCCAGCTCCAGCCGTACTCGCTCCAGCTGGACAAGTTCAACATCACCTTCGACCGCGAGTCCCGGGGCAAGTTCGGCCAGCCCATCGATTTCGCCGCCACCGTGACCACCAAGGAAAACCCGGACGCTCCGCCCAAGCAGGAGATCCTGAAGGTCAACGACCCCGTGAGCCTGGGCGGCACCAGCATCTACCTCACGGGCAACGGCTACGCGCCGGTGGTGACCATCCGGGACGGGGCGGGCAACGTGGCCATGCAGGGCCCGGTGGTGGCCAAGCTGCAGGGCGAGAACTACTACTCCTCCGTGGTGATCAAGGTCCCCGACGCCCAGCCGGACCAGCTGGGCTTCGTGGGCTTCTTCCTCCCCACCGCGTTCGTGACGGACAAGAACGTCTCCTTCAGCGCCGACCCTGAGCTCTTCAACCCGCAGCTGACCCTGAACTCCTACTACGGCGACCTGGGTCTGAACAAGGGTGCTCCGCAGAACGTCTTCGAACTGGACGTCAAGAACCTGACCCCGCTCAACGCCAGGAACCTGGCCGCCGGGGGCATCACGCTGGCGCCCGGCTCCACCTACACCCTCCCGGACGGCAAGGGCAGCATCAGCTTTGACGGCGTGAAGCGGTACATCGGCGTGGACATCCACCACAACCCCGGGCAGTTGTACGCCCTGATCTTCGCCTTGCTGGCTGTGGCCGGCCTGATCCTTTCGCTCTACGTCAACCGCCGCCGCGTCTGGGTGCGCACCGGCACCGCTGACGACGGCCGCACCATGGTGGAATACGGGCTGCTGGCCCGCGGCGAGGACCACCGGCTGGCGGGCGAGGCGGCCGCGCTGCGGAAACTGTTCGCCACCGAGTGGCAGCTGGCCGACGAGGCCGCGCCTGACGCTGCTGCCCCCGAAAATACTGCCCCGTCCCAGCAAACTCCCAGCCGGACAGGCGATAATGTCGCAGGCTCCGCCGAAAAGGCCGAAGGCTCCGTCACCACCCCAGCAGGCCCCACCGGGCCCGAAAAGGACCAGTAA
- a CDS encoding cytochrome c biogenesis protein CcdA — MNSPFAEAILSGSLLLAIPVALLAGLVSFLSPCVLPLVPGYLGYVTGLSGVDLQKQKRGRMLAGIGLFVLGFSVIFVLLGGAFGQLGTLITGSQNAWITQLLGILVIIMGIVFMGGFSWLQRDAKIHAKPPAGLWGAPLLGLTFGLGWAPCIGPTYSAVQLLSLSGGSSAAKGAFLAFVYSLGLGIPFLLIALALRRGMGVMAFFRKHRLAIQRTGGGILVVLGLLMATGVWGAWVTGLQYWFQTDVKLPI; from the coding sequence GTGAACAGCCCCTTCGCCGAAGCCATCCTCAGTGGCTCCCTCCTGCTGGCCATTCCGGTGGCCCTGCTCGCCGGACTTGTGTCTTTCCTTTCCCCCTGCGTCCTTCCCCTGGTGCCCGGTTACCTGGGATATGTCACCGGACTGAGCGGCGTGGACCTGCAAAAGCAGAAACGCGGCCGGATGCTGGCAGGCATCGGACTGTTCGTCCTGGGCTTCTCGGTGATCTTCGTCCTGCTGGGCGGCGCGTTCGGCCAGCTGGGTACCCTGATCACCGGCAGCCAGAACGCCTGGATCACCCAACTCCTGGGGATCCTGGTCATCATCATGGGCATCGTCTTCATGGGCGGCTTCAGCTGGCTGCAGCGCGACGCGAAGATCCATGCCAAGCCGCCCGCCGGGCTCTGGGGAGCGCCCCTGCTGGGCCTGACCTTCGGCCTGGGCTGGGCCCCGTGCATCGGCCCCACATACTCCGCCGTGCAGCTGTTGAGCCTTTCCGGCGGATCCTCCGCCGCCAAGGGCGCCTTCCTTGCCTTTGTGTACAGCCTGGGACTGGGCATCCCGTTCCTGCTGATCGCGCTGGCCCTGCGCCGGGGGATGGGCGTCATGGCGTTCTTCCGCAAGCACCGCCTGGCCATCCAGCGGACCGGCGGCGGGATCCTGGTGGTCCTCGGGCTGCTGATGGCCACCGGCGTGTGGGGTGCCTGGGTGACCGGGCTGCAGTACTGGTTCCAAACCGACGTGAAGTTGCCGATCTGA
- a CDS encoding TlpA disulfide reductase family protein — protein sequence MLAAGGMALTALILGLSGCAQEDALAKQAKAGDNKNYVAGDGSVTEFAAGDRKEAVQIQGALFSGAAVTPADFQGKVSVLNFWFAACAPCRVEAPLLEELHQEFKDQGVQFFGVNLRDEKPTAEAFEKTFNLTYPSFDDKDGGVLLSVSGLVPPGAVPTTLVLDKQGRVASRVLGEIEKGTLKALITAAVAE from the coding sequence ATGCTTGCAGCAGGCGGCATGGCCCTGACCGCGCTGATCCTTGGCCTCTCCGGCTGTGCCCAGGAGGATGCGCTGGCCAAGCAGGCCAAGGCGGGAGACAACAAGAACTACGTTGCCGGCGACGGTTCCGTGACCGAGTTCGCCGCCGGGGACCGCAAGGAAGCCGTGCAGATCCAGGGCGCGCTCTTCAGTGGCGCCGCGGTCACCCCGGCCGACTTCCAGGGCAAGGTCAGCGTCCTGAACTTCTGGTTTGCCGCCTGCGCCCCCTGCCGCGTGGAAGCGCCGCTCCTTGAGGAACTGCACCAGGAGTTCAAGGACCAGGGCGTGCAGTTCTTCGGCGTCAACCTCCGGGACGAGAAGCCCACGGCAGAGGCTTTCGAAAAGACCTTCAACCTCACCTACCCCAGCTTCGACGACAAGGACGGCGGCGTCCTGCTGTCCGTGTCCGGCCTGGTGCCGCCCGGGGCCGTGCCCACCACCCTGGTGCTGGACAAGCAGGGACGGGTGGCCTCCCGCGTCCTCGGCGAAATCGAGAAGGGCACCCTGAAAGCCCTCATCACCGCCGCCGTGGCGGAATAG
- a CDS encoding histidine phosphatase family protein produces the protein MPQATVHLLRHGEVHNPDGVLYGRLPEFHLSELGQEMARMLAEHFRERAAGGARITYLAASPLDRAQETARPTSEALHLQIHTDGRIIEAENYFEGMKVTKAELRRPRHWPRLVNPLRPSWGEPYKQQAARVAAAVQDARLKAIELAAGDFGAAGPEAILVSHQLPIWAARLSAEGRPLWHDPRKRECTLTSVTSLVFDDDGSLVRVEYSEPAASLLPGAASTPGA, from the coding sequence ATGCCCCAAGCCACTGTCCATCTGCTCCGCCACGGCGAGGTCCACAATCCCGACGGCGTTCTCTACGGACGGCTCCCGGAATTCCACCTCTCCGAACTGGGGCAGGAGATGGCCCGGATGCTTGCCGAACACTTCCGCGAGCGTGCCGCGGGCGGCGCCCGGATCACCTACCTGGCCGCCTCGCCGCTGGACCGTGCGCAGGAAACCGCGCGGCCGACGTCGGAGGCGCTGCACCTGCAGATCCACACCGACGGGCGCATCATCGAAGCGGAAAACTACTTCGAGGGCATGAAGGTCACCAAAGCCGAACTCCGCCGGCCGAGGCACTGGCCGCGCCTGGTCAACCCGCTGCGCCCGTCATGGGGCGAGCCGTACAAGCAGCAGGCCGCGAGGGTGGCGGCTGCCGTCCAGGACGCCCGGCTGAAGGCTATCGAACTGGCTGCCGGCGACTTCGGCGCCGCAGGCCCTGAGGCCATCCTGGTCAGCCACCAGCTGCCCATTTGGGCGGCACGGCTGAGCGCGGAGGGCCGGCCGCTGTGGCATGACCCGCGCAAGCGCGAGTGCACCCTGACATCCGTCACGTCCCTGGTTTTCGACGACGACGGCTCGCTGGTGCGGGTCGAGTACAGCGAACCCGCGGCGTCCCTTCTTCCCGGTGCCGCCAGCACCCCTGGAGCCTAG
- a CDS encoding YceI family protein, producing the protein MALPADVTTGTWTLDNSHSEIGFTVRHAGISKVRGQFKEAEATLDLAENVADSKVNATIKTASFDSGDVNRDGHVRGEDFFDVEKFPEISFVSNSIVPKGDAYELQGDLTIKGVTRPVALETELHGVAVDPFGNTRAGLTAETTISRKDFGLTWNAVLEAGGVLVSDKVAINLELAFIAPAA; encoded by the coding sequence ATGGCACTTCCCGCAGACGTCACCACCGGCACCTGGACCCTGGACAACTCCCACAGCGAGATCGGCTTCACCGTCCGCCACGCGGGCATCAGCAAGGTCCGCGGCCAGTTCAAGGAAGCCGAGGCCACCCTGGACCTCGCCGAGAACGTGGCCGACTCCAAGGTCAACGCCACCATCAAGACCGCCAGCTTCGACTCCGGCGACGTCAACCGCGACGGCCACGTCCGCGGCGAAGACTTCTTCGACGTCGAGAAGTTCCCGGAAATCTCCTTCGTTTCCAACTCGATCGTCCCCAAGGGCGATGCCTACGAACTCCAGGGCGACCTCACCATCAAGGGCGTCACCCGTCCCGTGGCCCTTGAGACCGAACTCCACGGTGTGGCCGTCGATCCCTTCGGCAACACCCGCGCCGGCCTCACCGCCGAAACCACCATCAGCCGCAAGGACTTCGGCCTGACCTGGAACGCCGTCCTCGAGGCCGGCGGCGTGCTGGTCAGCGACAAGGTTGCCATCAACCTGGAACTGGCCTTCATCGCCCCCGCAGCATAA
- a CDS encoding redox-sensing transcriptional repressor Rex, producing MTSLDSTSQPVPGIPDAAGAPAKQIPPAAVARLTLYLRALNTLLAEGVERVSSDSLAEASGVSSSTLRKDLSHVGSYGTRGVGYEVQYLSRHIAAALGLTHDWKVAIVGAGNLGKALARYGGFESRGFDVVAIFDADQMVVGNEVGWLRVSDVADLETVLHRTGANMVVLALPAAVAQGICDRVVAAGVHSVLSFAPVMLQVPEGVNLRKVDMATELQILAYHAQRAQAPGQTA from the coding sequence GTGACGTCCTTGGATTCAACGTCCCAGCCTGTCCCGGGCATCCCGGATGCCGCGGGTGCACCGGCAAAGCAAATTCCCCCTGCTGCCGTGGCCCGGTTGACCCTGTACCTCCGGGCCCTGAACACGCTGCTGGCCGAGGGTGTTGAGCGCGTCTCCTCTGACTCTTTGGCGGAAGCCTCCGGCGTCAGTTCCTCAACGCTGCGCAAGGACCTGTCCCACGTGGGGTCCTACGGCACCAGGGGAGTAGGGTACGAGGTCCAGTACCTCAGCCGCCACATTGCCGCGGCCCTGGGGCTCACGCATGACTGGAAAGTGGCCATCGTCGGAGCCGGAAACCTGGGCAAGGCGCTGGCACGCTACGGCGGCTTTGAATCGCGTGGCTTCGATGTGGTGGCCATCTTCGACGCGGACCAGATGGTGGTGGGCAACGAGGTGGGATGGCTGCGGGTCAGCGACGTCGCGGACCTTGAGACCGTCCTCCACCGCACCGGGGCCAACATGGTGGTGCTGGCGCTTCCTGCGGCGGTGGCGCAGGGCATCTGCGACCGGGTGGTGGCGGCGGGCGTGCACAGCGTGCTCAGCTTCGCACCGGTAATGCTCCAGGTTCCGGAAGGGGTCAACCTCCGCAAGGTGGACATGGCCACGGAGCTGCAGATCCTGGCCTACCACGCCCAGCGGGCGCAGGCGCCGGGGCAGACAGCCTAG
- a CDS encoding glutaredoxin family protein produces MATPRVVLVTKADCHLCEEARDAVGRVTASLGLTWSEELVDNQPELRERYAEEIPVVLVDGVQRDFWKIDEARLERVLQRAMAN; encoded by the coding sequence ATGGCTACCCCCCGCGTCGTCCTGGTCACCAAAGCTGACTGCCACCTTTGCGAGGAGGCGCGCGACGCCGTCGGCCGGGTCACTGCCTCGTTGGGCCTTACCTGGAGCGAAGAGTTGGTGGACAACCAGCCCGAACTGCGGGAGCGTTACGCCGAAGAGATCCCCGTGGTCCTGGTTGACGGGGTGCAGCGCGACTTCTGGAAGATCGACGAAGCCCGGCTGGAACGCGTCCTGCAGCGCGCCATGGCCAATTAG
- a CDS encoding HAD-IB family hydrolase yields the protein MPEEKYVAVVTRPVAAPQPGEAAFFDVDNTLMRGASLFHVARKMHQRGAFTLAQAAGFAWKQFKFVARGENIDDVHAVRDSALTLAAGITVDDIKALGEEVYDEMIASRIWPGAKALAEQHLRVGRRVWLVTATPIEVATVISTRLGLTGALGTVGEVSDGMYTGRLVGDILHGSAKAVAVQGIADQEGLDLKRCWAYSDSYNDVPLLSLVGHPVAINPDAKLRRHARDRNWPVYDFRAGRRAATLGLKAATFGGAVYGLWKGFARIRGPRA from the coding sequence ATGCCCGAGGAGAAATACGTCGCCGTCGTCACGCGGCCGGTTGCTGCGCCGCAGCCCGGTGAAGCGGCGTTTTTCGATGTGGACAATACTTTGATGCGCGGGGCCAGCCTCTTCCACGTGGCGCGGAAGATGCACCAGCGCGGCGCGTTCACCCTGGCCCAGGCGGCCGGATTCGCGTGGAAGCAGTTCAAGTTCGTGGCGCGCGGTGAGAATATCGACGACGTCCATGCGGTCCGTGATTCGGCCCTGACGCTGGCCGCCGGCATCACCGTTGACGACATCAAGGCCCTCGGCGAAGAAGTCTACGACGAGATGATCGCATCGCGGATCTGGCCCGGCGCCAAGGCGTTGGCGGAACAGCACCTGCGGGTGGGCCGCCGCGTCTGGCTGGTGACGGCCACCCCCATCGAAGTGGCAACAGTCATCTCCACCCGGCTGGGGCTGACCGGAGCGCTCGGGACAGTAGGTGAGGTGTCGGACGGCATGTACACCGGGCGCCTGGTGGGGGACATCCTGCACGGCTCGGCCAAAGCCGTAGCGGTCCAGGGAATTGCGGACCAGGAGGGCCTGGACCTCAAGCGCTGCTGGGCGTACAGCGATTCCTACAACGACGTGCCGCTGCTGTCACTGGTGGGACACCCCGTGGCCATCAACCCGGACGCCAAGCTTCGCCGGCACGCCCGGGACCGGAACTGGCCCGTTTATGACTTCCGCGCGGGCCGCCGCGCTGCCACGCTGGGCCTCAAGGCAGCAACCTTCGGCGGTGCTGTCTACGGCCTCTGGAAGGGCTTCGCCCGCATCCGCGGTCCCCGGGCATAA
- a CDS encoding AURKAIP1/COX24 domain-containing protein: MGSVIKKRRKRMAKKKHRKLLRKTRHQRRNKK; encoded by the coding sequence GTGGGTTCAGTTATCAAGAAGCGTCGCAAGCGTATGGCCAAGAAGAAGCACCGCAAGTTGCTTCGCAAGACCCGTCACCAGCGCCGCAACAAGAAGTAG
- a CDS encoding helix-turn-helix domain-containing protein, translating into MSAEQNFSNAKFLTVAEVAEVMRVSKMTVYRLVHSGEMPAVRFGRSYRVPENAVEQYLKGAVVDGHTETA; encoded by the coding sequence ATGTCGGCAGAACAGAACTTCTCCAACGCGAAGTTCCTGACCGTGGCTGAAGTGGCCGAGGTCATGCGCGTCTCCAAAATGACTGTTTACCGCCTGGTTCACTCAGGCGAAATGCCCGCGGTGCGCTTCGGCCGCTCCTACCGTGTCCCCGAAAACGCCGTCGAACAGTACCTCAAAGGTGCTGTTGTGGACGGCCACACCGAGACCGCCTGA
- a CDS encoding 3-deoxy-7-phosphoheptulonate synthase translates to MSTATAAASATKSTSNLRVSEFTALPAPSALLTKLPLGDREAAVVERGRDEVRAIMDGVDDRLLVIVGPCSIHDPKAGLEYARRLVSQAEKHKEDLLIVMRTYFEKPRTTVGWKGLINDPRLDGSHDMVTGLRTARQFLQQVTALGLPTATEFLEPISPQYMADLISWGAIGARTTESQIHRQLASGLSMPIGFKNGTDGGLQVAIDACGAAAAAQAFLGIDGEGRAALVATAGNPDTHVILRGGRKGPNYSAADVERASTELAGKGLNPRLIVDASHANSGKSHHRQAEVALEIGAQLEEGGAAARAVAGVMLESFLVGGAQNLDVAEHAAGRAELVYGQSVTDACMDWDVSASVLEQLAASARKRRASN, encoded by the coding sequence ATGAGCACCGCAACAGCAGCCGCCAGCGCCACCAAGTCCACGTCCAACCTGCGCGTCAGCGAATTCACTGCGCTGCCCGCCCCGTCGGCGCTTCTCACCAAACTGCCGCTGGGGGACCGGGAGGCCGCCGTCGTCGAACGCGGACGCGACGAAGTGCGCGCCATCATGGACGGCGTGGACGACCGCCTGCTGGTCATCGTGGGCCCCTGCTCCATTCACGATCCCAAGGCCGGGCTGGAGTACGCCCGCCGGCTGGTCAGCCAGGCCGAGAAGCACAAGGAAGACCTGCTGATCGTCATGCGGACCTACTTCGAGAAGCCGCGCACCACGGTGGGCTGGAAGGGCCTGATCAACGATCCGCGGCTGGACGGCAGCCATGACATGGTGACCGGCCTGCGCACCGCCAGGCAGTTCCTGCAGCAGGTCACGGCGCTGGGCCTGCCCACCGCCACTGAATTCCTGGAGCCGATCAGCCCGCAGTACATGGCGGACCTGATCTCCTGGGGAGCCATCGGTGCCCGCACCACCGAGAGCCAGATCCACCGCCAGCTGGCTTCCGGGCTCTCCATGCCCATTGGCTTCAAGAACGGGACCGACGGCGGCCTGCAGGTTGCCATCGATGCCTGCGGTGCCGCCGCGGCGGCCCAGGCCTTCCTGGGGATCGACGGCGAAGGCCGGGCCGCGCTGGTGGCAACGGCAGGAAACCCCGACACGCACGTCATCCTCCGCGGCGGCCGGAAGGGCCCCAACTACTCGGCGGCCGATGTGGAACGCGCCTCCACCGAACTGGCGGGCAAGGGGCTCAACCCCCGCCTGATCGTTGATGCGAGCCACGCCAACAGCGGCAAGAGCCACCACCGGCAGGCTGAGGTGGCGCTGGAGATCGGTGCCCAGCTTGAGGAAGGCGGCGCAGCGGCCCGGGCAGTGGCCGGTGTGATGCTGGAAAGCTTCCTGGTGGGCGGCGCCCAGAACCTTGACGTTGCGGAACACGCCGCGGGACGGGCGGAACTGGTCTACGGCCAGAGCGTTACCGACGCCTGCATGGACTGGGATGTTTCCGCGTCAGTCCTGGAGCAGCTGGCGGCGTCGGCACGGAAGCGCCGGGCCTCGAATTAG
- a CDS encoding acetylxylan esterase, which yields MPLFDLPLSQLRSYTSEVTPPGDLKAFWDATLDEARAFPLDATFEPVDNYLTVIDTFDVTFSGFGGAPVKGWLHLPANREAGVRLPVVVNYIGYSGGRGLANQDTRWAQAGYAHLIMDTRGQGYGGTLGDTADPHPSAGDVAHAGLMTRGIASREDYYYRRVYVDAFRAVEAAQAHPAVDPAKVVLAGVSQGGGLVVATAGLTAGRLDGVIAALPDVPFLQDFPRAIDITPRGPYPEIAQFLARHRDRYDAALGVLNYFDGVNLARWATVPALYSAAQMDDICPPSTVFASYNAYGTGTHASSATGAVKDIEVYRFNNHEGGQEHHWIRQLQFLRKLLG from the coding sequence ATGCCCCTCTTCGACCTTCCCCTGTCCCAGCTCCGCAGCTATACCTCCGAGGTCACACCGCCGGGTGACCTCAAGGCGTTCTGGGATGCCACCCTGGACGAAGCGCGGGCCTTTCCGCTCGACGCAACCTTCGAACCGGTGGACAACTACCTCACGGTGATCGATACGTTCGACGTCACCTTCTCCGGCTTCGGCGGCGCGCCCGTCAAAGGCTGGCTGCACCTGCCGGCCAACCGGGAGGCAGGCGTCAGGCTGCCGGTGGTGGTGAACTACATTGGCTATTCCGGCGGCCGCGGCCTGGCCAACCAGGACACACGGTGGGCACAGGCCGGGTACGCACACTTGATCATGGACACCCGGGGCCAGGGGTACGGCGGCACGCTGGGGGACACCGCGGATCCCCACCCCTCCGCGGGGGATGTGGCGCACGCGGGCCTCATGACCAGGGGCATCGCCAGCCGGGAGGACTACTACTACCGCCGTGTCTACGTGGACGCCTTCCGCGCGGTGGAGGCTGCCCAGGCCCACCCCGCCGTCGATCCCGCCAAAGTGGTGCTGGCCGGTGTCAGCCAGGGCGGTGGCCTGGTGGTGGCCACGGCGGGGCTCACCGCGGGACGGCTCGACGGCGTCATCGCCGCGCTGCCCGACGTCCCCTTCCTGCAGGACTTTCCCCGTGCCATCGACATCACTCCGCGGGGGCCCTATCCGGAGATCGCCCAGTTCCTGGCGCGGCACCGGGACCGCTACGACGCCGCACTTGGCGTCCTGAACTATTTCGACGGCGTCAACCTGGCCCGCTGGGCCACCGTTCCGGCGCTGTACTCAGCTGCGCAAATGGATGACATCTGCCCGCCGTCCACGGTGTTCGCCAGCTACAACGCCTACGGGACCGGCACCCACGCCTCATCGGCCACCGGTGCCGTGAAGGACATTGAGGTGTACCGGTTTAACAACCATGAGGGCGGCCAGGAACACCACTGGATCCGCCAGCTGCAGTTCCTGCGGAAGCTCCTGGGGTAG
- a CDS encoding rhamnulokinase family protein, with translation MSTGAGAAEGGVFAAVDIGASSGRVILGRVTSAGVALETVHRFPNGVVERDGGLRWDFDALFAEVLAGLRAAAAAAAARGEKIASVGIDTWAVDYGLVDSAGNLVAQPYSYRDDRSRTAVAPVHAKLDPARLYQTTGLQFLQFNTIYQLATEKDLDGLQALLIPDLIAFLLTGVRRTEATNASTTGLFDAVAGEWATEFFAALGLRKDLFPPLIQPGETVGTLLPDIAGQVDLPPETPVVAVGSHDTASAVAAVPAVADGGRGENFAYISSGTWSLVGLELKHPVLTGASREANFTNERGVDGTIRYLRNVGGLWLLSECQRTWAGEGFQPDLAALLTAAAALPVGGPRINADDPYFIAPDNMPGRIRAAVRRTGEVLADDPAAITRCIMDSLAAGYARTITTAERLANREVDVVHVVGGGSQNTLLCQLTANATGRPVVAGPVEATALGNVLVQARAAGAVDGGLAELRRIVATGTSLDRYQPLVAARQGCVN, from the coding sequence GTGAGTACGGGGGCAGGGGCGGCCGAGGGCGGGGTGTTCGCCGCCGTCGACATCGGCGCCTCATCCGGGCGGGTGATCCTGGGCCGCGTTACCTCCGCCGGGGTGGCGCTGGAAACCGTCCACCGGTTCCCCAACGGCGTGGTGGAGCGCGACGGCGGCCTCCGCTGGGACTTCGATGCACTGTTCGCGGAGGTGCTGGCGGGACTCCGTGCGGCCGCCGCGGCGGCGGCAGCCCGGGGCGAAAAGATCGCCAGCGTTGGCATCGACACCTGGGCCGTGGACTACGGGCTGGTGGACAGCGCGGGGAACCTCGTGGCGCAGCCGTACAGCTACCGCGACGACCGCAGCAGGACCGCCGTCGCGCCCGTCCACGCCAAGCTGGACCCCGCCCGCCTGTACCAAACCACGGGGCTGCAGTTCCTGCAGTTCAACACCATCTACCAGCTGGCCACCGAGAAGGACCTGGACGGGCTGCAGGCCCTCCTGATCCCGGACCTGATTGCGTTCCTGCTCACCGGGGTGCGGCGGACCGAGGCCACCAACGCCTCCACCACCGGCCTGTTTGACGCCGTGGCGGGGGAATGGGCCACCGAATTCTTCGCGGCGCTGGGACTGCGGAAGGACCTGTTCCCGCCGCTGATCCAGCCCGGCGAAACCGTCGGAACACTCCTGCCGGACATCGCCGGGCAAGTGGACCTCCCGCCGGAGACCCCTGTGGTGGCGGTGGGCTCGCACGACACTGCCTCCGCCGTCGCGGCCGTTCCCGCCGTGGCAGACGGTGGCCGCGGGGAGAACTTCGCGTACATCTCCTCCGGCACGTGGTCCCTGGTGGGGCTGGAACTGAAGCATCCGGTCCTCACCGGGGCCAGCCGGGAAGCCAACTTCACAAATGAACGCGGCGTGGACGGCACCATCCGCTACCTGCGGAACGTGGGCGGACTGTGGCTGCTGAGCGAATGCCAGCGCACCTGGGCCGGTGAAGGCTTCCAGCCCGACCTCGCCGCCCTGCTCACCGCCGCTGCGGCCCTCCCCGTCGGCGGGCCGCGGATTAATGCCGACGACCCGTACTTCATCGCCCCGGACAACATGCCAGGGCGCATCCGCGCGGCGGTCCGCCGTACCGGCGAGGTCCTGGCCGATGATCCCGCGGCCATCACCCGCTGCATCATGGACAGCCTCGCGGCCGGCTACGCCAGGACCATCACCACTGCGGAACGCCTCGCCAACCGTGAAGTGGACGTGGTGCATGTGGTGGGCGGCGGCTCCCAGAACACCCTGCTCTGCCAGCTCACCGCCAACGCCACCGGGCGCCCGGTGGTGGCCGGACCCGTCGAAGCCACCGCCCTGGGCAACGTGCTGGTCCAGGCACGGGCCGCCGGAGCCGTCGACGGCGGGCTGGCCGAGCTCCGCCGGATAGTCGCCACCGGGACCAGCCTGGACCGGTACCAGCCACTTGTCGCTGCGCGCCAAGGATGCGTGAATTAG